In Bacteroidia bacterium, a single genomic region encodes these proteins:
- the crcB gene encoding fluoride efflux transporter CrcB, with amino-acid sequence MNFIWVGIGSAAGSMLRYGISVLLVSKTNLFPWATLCANFLGCLIFGIIYNWLSLQNPENQLYKLLLLTGFCGGFTTFSTFAAETILFFKLGSYSLGVLYVLLSLILCFLGIWAGSKLIVLR; translated from the coding sequence GTGAATTTTATTTGGGTTGGAATTGGGAGCGCAGCTGGGTCAATGCTTAGATATGGAATATCGGTTTTATTGGTCTCAAAAACCAATTTATTTCCTTGGGCAACGCTTTGTGCCAACTTCTTAGGATGCTTAATTTTTGGAATAATTTACAATTGGTTATCTCTTCAAAATCCTGAAAATCAACTCTATAAATTACTTCTATTAACCGGTTTTTGTGGTGGATTCACTACATTTTCGACTTTTGCTGCCGAAACGATACTGTTTTTCAAACTGGGTAGCTATTCTTTGGGGGTTTTATATGTTTTGCTGAGCCTGATTCTCTGTTTTTTGGGGATTTGGGCTGGTTCAAAGCTTATTGTTCTGAGATAA
- a CDS encoding Crp/Fnr family transcriptional regulator gives MSVFSVLPPEKLEELMAVKSTMVFYYGELIFKEGQFPSGIYILNKGKVKISKYGYEGREQIVRFAREGDVLGYRTLFNNDKYTCSASAIEESHVCYISSSVLFRLIRDFPELSFRFLSLLATDLKNAEEKAMRMAQKTVRERVAESILILKEIYGFEEDGATLNINLKRDEIAGIAGTVRETATRFLSELNESHIISLSGKKIRILDIKKLIRSANVFE, from the coding sequence ATGTCTGTTTTTAGTGTCTTGCCTCCTGAAAAATTAGAGGAGCTTATGGCCGTCAAAAGCACAATGGTCTTTTACTACGGAGAACTTATCTTTAAAGAAGGGCAGTTTCCTTCTGGAATTTATATTTTGAATAAAGGGAAAGTTAAAATCTCTAAATACGGCTACGAAGGGAGAGAGCAAATTGTTCGTTTTGCCAGAGAAGGTGATGTGCTGGGTTATAGAACCTTGTTTAATAACGATAAATATACTTGTTCAGCATCGGCTATCGAAGAGTCTCATGTTTGTTATATTTCTTCATCTGTTTTGTTTAGGTTAATACGGGATTTTCCGGAGTTGAGTTTTCGTTTTTTAAGTTTGCTAGCTACTGATTTAAAAAATGCAGAGGAAAAAGCTATGCGTATGGCTCAAAAAACAGTTCGGGAGAGAGTCGCCGAATCAATTTTGATTCTAAAAGAAATTTATGGTTTCGAAGAAGATGGTGCTACCCTGAATATCAACTTAAAGCGGGATGAGATTGCCGGAATTGCCGGCACAGTGCGCGAAACAGCAACCCGCTTTTTATCTGAACTGAATGAATCCCATATCATTTCTTTATCAGGGAAAAAAATCAGGATTCTGGATATAAAAAAACTTATCCGGAGTGCTAATGTCTTTGAGTAA
- the pruA gene encoding L-glutamate gamma-semialdehyde dehydrogenase yields the protein MNALSVNPAPENEPILGYLAGTSERLRLEAELAHQRSSTVEVPMYIGSERVLTQDRRRMSPPHDHQHTLGYAHFGNTAHVQAAIQAALAAKSNWENLPWEHRAAIFLKAADLISTKYRARILAATMLAQSKNIFQGEIDAVCELADFLRFNVHYLREIYSMQPVSSPLIWNRVEYRPLEGFVFAITPFNFTAIAGNLPASPVLMGNTCVWKPADSQIFSAQVVMEIFLEAGLPPGVINLIYVDGPAAGDVIFKQPDFAGVHFTGSTAVFQHIWKSIGENIRCYKSYPRIVGETGGKDFVLVHNSADVAGAITAITRGAFEFQGQKCSAASRVYLPESIAQSIIEGVKKDVESMSVGKTEDFSNFINAVIDERAFDKIMNYIEKAKNDPQLTLICGGEGSKESGYFVKPTVFVTQNPRSLTMCEEIFGPVLTIYVYPDNEWEKTLELVNTTSPYALTGAIWSQDRYAMQQAMTALTHAAGNLYLNDKPTGAVVGQQPFGGGRASGTNDKAGSLFNLLRWVSPRTIKENFVPPTNYRYGYQ from the coding sequence ATGAATGCACTTTCTGTAAACCCTGCTCCTGAGAATGAGCCTATTTTAGGGTATTTAGCCGGTACTTCTGAGCGGCTTCGTTTAGAGGCAGAACTTGCCCATCAACGCAGTTCTACCGTTGAAGTTCCGATGTATATTGGTTCTGAGCGTGTTTTGACCCAAGACCGCCGGCGGATGTCGCCCCCGCATGACCACCAGCATACTTTGGGTTATGCCCACTTTGGCAATACAGCTCATGTTCAAGCAGCTATCCAAGCGGCTTTGGCAGCCAAATCTAACTGGGAAAACTTACCTTGGGAGCACCGAGCCGCGATATTCCTAAAGGCTGCCGACTTAATCTCTACCAAATACAGAGCACGTATTTTGGCCGCTACCATGTTGGCACAGTCTAAAAATATCTTCCAAGGAGAAATAGATGCTGTATGTGAATTAGCTGATTTCCTGCGATTTAACGTTCATTATCTACGGGAAATCTATTCAATGCAACCGGTTTCCTCTCCCTTGATCTGGAACCGCGTAGAATATCGCCCATTAGAAGGTTTTGTATTTGCCATTACACCATTTAATTTTACAGCTATTGCAGGAAATCTGCCGGCTTCACCGGTTTTGATGGGAAACACCTGCGTATGGAAACCTGCTGATAGTCAAATATTTTCAGCTCAAGTAGTGATGGAGATATTCTTAGAAGCCGGACTGCCTCCGGGAGTTATTAACCTGATTTATGTTGATGGCCCGGCTGCCGGAGATGTTATTTTCAAACAGCCTGATTTTGCAGGTGTCCATTTCACCGGCTCTACGGCTGTTTTTCAGCATATCTGGAAATCAATAGGAGAAAATATTCGTTGTTACAAAAGCTATCCCAGAATTGTGGGGGAAACAGGCGGTAAAGACTTTGTATTAGTACACAATTCTGCCGATGTTGCCGGAGCTATCACCGCCATCACAAGAGGTGCTTTTGAATTTCAAGGCCAAAAATGCTCCGCTGCTTCACGCGTTTATCTGCCGGAATCAATCGCTCAATCAATCATAGAAGGCGTAAAAAAAGACGTTGAGTCTATGTCCGTAGGCAAAACCGAAGACTTTTCTAATTTCATAAATGCTGTTATTGACGAGCGAGCTTTCGATAAAATTATGAATTATATCGAAAAAGCCAAAAATGACCCGCAACTTACGCTTATTTGCGGCGGTGAAGGCTCTAAAGAATCCGGCTACTTTGTGAAACCAACAGTATTTGTAACCCAAAATCCGCGCTCTTTAACTATGTGCGAAGAAATTTTTGGCCCGGTTTTAACAATCTATGTATATCCAGATAACGAATGGGAAAAAACATTAGAATTAGTAAACACAACCTCGCCTTATGCCTTGACGGGTGCTATCTGGAGTCAAGACCGCTACGCAATGCAGCAAGCAATGACAGCCTTAACACACGCAGCCGGTAATTTATATCTAAATGATAAACCTACCGGAGCAGTAGTAGGCCAACAGCCTTTTGGCGGCGGAAGAGCCTCCGGAACCAACGACAAAGCCGGCTCGCTATTCAACCTATTGCGTTGGGTATCCCCCAGAACAATCAAGGAAAATTTCGTACCACCGACAAATTACCGCTACGGATACCAATAA
- the aroA gene encoding 3-phosphoshikimate 1-carboxyvinyltransferase has translation MSNLKLLARADYVEGVVNAPPSKSEAQRYLVGALLANNQTSLLKNLGESTDVLAAQSAIQQLGASVISDNQIVTVLGAQHLAAPKQLFCGESGLGFRLLMPVVSLQPEPVMLTGIGTLLFRKQEGYRDALPESGVFFATSYGYPPVIVRGPMQGGKISLSGKFGSQYLSGLLFALPKAPQDSFLTVENPTSKPYIQLTLQILAQFGIHIEANEALTTFSIPGRQSYQGATATISGDWSGAAFLAAAAAINGHIQIAGLQANSYQADEKILTILQMMGAKVEWKDSILSIQSTGFLQGISTDLTHCPDLFPVIAMLACFAQSNSYLRGIKRLTNKESNRAAVIQAQFSKTGAAISLHSETDTMMISPAQTRPRVAVFRPENDHRIAMAAALAGFFLSQGAIIDQPHCVQKSFPDYWSVLQQIGFSTRTYS, from the coding sequence TTGAGTAACCTAAAATTACTTGCTCGGGCAGATTATGTAGAGGGAGTTGTTAATGCACCACCGTCAAAAAGCGAAGCCCAACGTTATTTAGTAGGAGCACTATTAGCTAACAATCAAACATCCCTGCTTAAAAATCTGGGAGAAAGTACGGATGTTTTAGCTGCGCAGTCTGCCATTCAGCAGTTAGGAGCATCTGTAATATCTGATAATCAAATTGTTACTGTTTTGGGTGCGCAGCACTTAGCTGCGCCCAAGCAGTTATTTTGCGGAGAATCCGGATTAGGGTTTCGGCTGCTGATGCCAGTCGTTTCTTTACAGCCGGAACCGGTTATGTTGACGGGAATCGGTACATTACTTTTTCGGAAGCAGGAAGGCTATCGGGATGCCTTACCTGAATCCGGTGTATTCTTTGCAACATCTTATGGCTATCCTCCGGTTATTGTACGCGGCCCAATGCAGGGCGGGAAAATATCATTATCCGGAAAATTTGGTTCTCAGTATTTAAGTGGTTTATTATTTGCCTTGCCAAAAGCTCCACAAGATAGCTTTCTAACCGTTGAGAACCCAACCAGCAAGCCATACATTCAGCTTACATTGCAAATTTTAGCTCAGTTTGGGATTCATATTGAAGCGAATGAGGCATTAACTACGTTTAGTATTCCGGGCAGGCAGAGTTATCAAGGTGCAACTGCAACCATAAGCGGGGATTGGAGTGGAGCCGCTTTTTTAGCCGCTGCCGCCGCTATTAACGGACACATTCAAATAGCTGGTCTTCAAGCTAATAGCTACCAAGCGGATGAAAAAATCCTCACTATACTGCAAATGATGGGAGCCAAAGTTGAATGGAAAGATAGCATCCTAAGTATTCAAAGTACCGGATTTTTACAGGGAATTTCTACGGATTTAACACACTGTCCGGATTTATTTCCGGTAATAGCGATGTTAGCTTGCTTTGCTCAAAGCAATTCGTATTTACGTGGTATTAAGCGTTTAACGAATAAGGAAAGTAATCGAGCTGCTGTAATTCAAGCGCAATTTTCCAAAACTGGCGCAGCTATTAGTTTGCATTCAGAAACGGATACTATGATGATTTCGCCAGCACAAACTCGCCCACGAGTAGCTGTATTTCGTCCTGAAAATGACCACCGCATTGCTATGGCTGCAGCCTTAGCCGGGTTCTTTTTATCGCAAGGGGCTATTATAGACCAGCCTCATTGTGTGCAAAAGTCTTTCCCCGATTATTGGAGCGTATTGCAGCAAATCGGCTTTAGCACTCGGACTTATTCCTAA